The Candidatus Methylomirabilis sp. genomic sequence TCCCGCCGGGGCCGGACCGCCGGGCCCGCTAGCGGATTCGTAGCTCCGCCCAGAGCCGGTCGTAGAGGCGGGTGGTTTCCCCCAGATCCTGCATCCACTCGAGGCGGGCCCGCGCCTCCGCGGAGGGGAGGACTGTCGGGTCGTTCAGGAGCGCCGGCGGCAGCAGCGCCCGGGCGCCCTCGTTCGGGCTGGGATGGCGGGTGAAGGTGACCAGGCGCGCCGCCACCTCCGGTCGGAGGAGATAATTGATGAGCGCCTCGGCCGTCTTCTTGTGGGGGGCGCCTTTCGGGATGCAGAGGTGATCCATGTAGATGGTGCTCCCCTCCTTCGGGAGGACGTACTTCAGGCTGGGCTTCTCCTGGGCAACCCGGGCCACGTCCCCGCTCCAGGCGTGGGCCAGCCAGACCTCCCCGGCGAGGAGCAGCTCGGCGTACGTGTCGCTGGTGTAGACCTTCACCAGCGGCTTCTGGCGCCGGAGCAGGTCGGCGGCCGCCCGCAGGGTCTTCGGGTCGGTGCTGTTGAGCGACTGCCCGAGCGCCTTCAGGGCGGCCCCGATGGTCTCGCGCGGGTCGCTCAGCATGCTGATCCGCCCCCGGTACCGGCTCTCCCAGAGCACGCGCCAGGA encodes the following:
- a CDS encoding spermidine/putrescine ABC transporter substrate-binding protein, whose product is MKGRDQWRTPRFGTAVAALFLLAGCGQGGGPRAGLDPTLTLFNWAHYMDPAVLEDFTKEFGVKVTLESYVSNEELLAKLQGGTGGYDIIVPSDYMVATLREQGLLEPLEVERVPNLKHIEPAFRDGPFDPGPAHCAPYLWGTTGIAYDSERVPAPDSWRVLWESRYRGRISMLSDPRETIGAALKALGQSLNSTDPKTLRAAADLLRRQKPLVKVYTSDTYAELLLAGEVWLAHAWSGDVARVAQEKPSLKYVLPKEGSTIYMDHLCIPKGAPHKKTAEALINYLLRPEVAARLVTFTRHPSPNEGARALLPPALLNDPTVLPSAEARARLEWMQDLGETTRLYDRLWAELRIR